A genomic segment from Cryptosporangium phraense encodes:
- a CDS encoding amidohydrolase family protein has protein sequence MYSKDGENYYIVDAHIALWDARAENQRNIHGKQFIDCFYDYHRNLSPESEVWPYEEYLYQGGERLMHDVFEIGYADHAIFQPALLGEFYNNGFGQTEEAFALTQANPGKLTYNHCFDPRFGETGLKQLREDAARFGLKGVKLYTAEWQGESRGYKLTDPWAYRYFELCQELGITNIHVHKGPTIRPLDRDAFDVADIDHVATDFTDLNFIVEHCGLPRLEDFCWIATQEPNVYAGLAVAMPFIHTRPRYFAQIIGELNYWVGEDRILFSSDYALWTPRWLVERYVDFQIPADMTEYGPLTIEQKKKVLGLNAARLYDLDVPKELRLPEADETATGPREPGAADLAGAAS, from the coding sequence ATGTACAGCAAGGACGGCGAGAACTACTACATCGTCGACGCGCACATCGCGCTCTGGGACGCGCGAGCGGAGAACCAGCGCAACATCCACGGCAAGCAGTTCATCGACTGCTTCTACGACTACCACCGCAACCTGTCCCCGGAGTCCGAGGTCTGGCCCTACGAGGAGTACCTCTACCAGGGCGGCGAGCGGCTCATGCACGACGTCTTCGAGATCGGGTACGCCGACCACGCGATCTTCCAGCCCGCGCTCCTCGGCGAGTTCTACAACAACGGCTTCGGGCAGACCGAAGAGGCGTTCGCGCTGACCCAGGCCAACCCGGGCAAGCTCACGTACAACCACTGCTTCGACCCGCGGTTCGGGGAGACCGGCCTCAAGCAACTGCGCGAGGACGCGGCCCGCTTCGGGCTCAAGGGCGTGAAGCTGTACACGGCCGAGTGGCAGGGCGAGTCCCGCGGCTACAAGCTGACCGACCCGTGGGCCTACCGGTACTTCGAGCTCTGCCAGGAGCTCGGCATCACGAACATCCACGTCCACAAGGGTCCGACGATCCGGCCGCTGGACCGGGACGCGTTCGACGTCGCCGACATCGACCACGTCGCCACCGACTTCACCGACCTCAACTTCATCGTCGAGCACTGCGGGCTGCCGCGGCTCGAGGACTTCTGCTGGATCGCCACCCAGGAGCCGAACGTGTACGCCGGCCTGGCCGTCGCGATGCCGTTCATCCACACCCGGCCGCGGTACTTCGCGCAGATCATCGGCGAGCTGAACTACTGGGTCGGCGAGGACCGGATCCTGTTCTCCAGCGACTACGCCCTGTGGACGCCGAGGTGGCTGGTCGAGCGGTACGTCGATTTCCAGATCCCGGCGGATATGACCGAGTACGGCCCGCTGACCATCGAGCAGAAGAAGAAGGTGCTCGGCCTCAACGCGGCGCGGCTCTACGACCTGGACGTCCCGAAGGAGCTCCGCCTCCCGGAGGCGGACGAGACCGCCACCGGCCCGCGCGAGCC